Proteins encoded together in one Halalkaliarchaeum sp. AArc-CO window:
- a CDS encoding tyrosine-type recombinase/integrase, translating into MSVDSTEADPEDPIAYFLEDLTFHGKTERTRDAYERVLREFEAFLADPEQSPQERPVNPAEASYRDCMAYIHTLRGSVSESTVATYAAYLHRFYAYMTQVGAFDANPMALVVEEMDETVEKDPQRREISIPEMRAFLGDIDHPLHRAVVVTLLKTGMRVGELCNLDLRDLWLSDTQVVDEYGVSPRAQLSGHPDSLYVPTEPTVGEQYNGEVRTASNKRQRETIIPVDEELGGVLLRWLAVRPDARSAAEPLFVATSEDWGTRLDPAAVRHIVEQHAREWGWYHTGGGSAENVTPHYFRHFFTTHLRDRTGDRGIVKYLRGDVASDIIDTYTHNWGDQVRDTYETYIYSIVGGSDTA; encoded by the coding sequence ATGAGCGTCGATTCCACCGAGGCGGATCCGGAAGACCCCATCGCATACTTCCTCGAGGACCTCACCTTCCACGGCAAGACGGAGCGCACCCGGGACGCTTACGAACGCGTGCTCCGGGAGTTCGAGGCGTTTCTCGCCGATCCAGAACAGAGTCCCCAGGAACGGCCGGTGAATCCCGCCGAGGCGTCGTATCGGGATTGTATGGCGTACATTCACACCCTGCGCGGATCGGTGAGCGAAAGCACCGTTGCGACGTATGCGGCGTATCTCCACCGCTTTTACGCCTACATGACCCAGGTCGGAGCGTTCGACGCCAACCCGATGGCGCTGGTCGTCGAAGAAATGGACGAAACCGTCGAGAAAGACCCCCAGCGACGGGAAATTTCGATTCCCGAGATGCGCGCTTTCCTCGGGGACATCGACCATCCGTTGCATCGCGCCGTCGTCGTCACCCTTTTGAAAACTGGCATGCGGGTCGGCGAACTGTGCAATCTCGACCTTCGGGACCTCTGGCTTTCCGACACGCAAGTCGTCGACGAGTACGGTGTCTCCCCCAGAGCACAGCTGTCAGGGCACCCGGATTCACTGTACGTACCGACGGAACCGACCGTGGGCGAACAGTACAACGGTGAAGTCAGAACAGCTTCGAACAAGCGCCAGCGGGAGACGATCATCCCGGTCGACGAGGAACTCGGGGGCGTCCTCCTCCGGTGGCTGGCTGTCCGTCCCGACGCGAGATCGGCGGCGGAACCGCTGTTCGTCGCCACGAGTGAAGACTGGGGAACCCGACTGGACCCCGCCGCCGTCAGGCACATCGTCGAACAACACGCCCGTGAGTGGGGATGGTATCACACCGGCGGTGGCTCCGCGGAAAACGTCACTCCCCACTACTTTCGGCACTTCTTTACCACCCACCTCCGCGACCGGACCGGCGACCGCGGCATCGTGAAGTATCTCCGCGGGGACGTTGCCAGCGACATTATCGACACGTATACACACAACTGGGGCGACCAGGTTCGTGACACCTACGAGACATATATCTACTCGATCGTCGGCGGATCCGACACTGCATAA
- a CDS encoding universal stress protein, whose amino-acid sequence MYDRLLIAVDGSTGAARAVEYGLSVARATDAAVDLLYVVDTSIDRLIDPEDGRTLLDRSEKSGRRVTAEIQKRAEGLDVDREIRRGRPYEEIIAHAHERDVDLCVLGTRGAGDRRLGSTAERVVTLADVPVVSVPDTEEVQHSLPDPLSDIVVATDGSDAAERAADHALQIAERFGATLHAVYVIDSTVYDLEDAPRSIVGLLREGGETVVEEITASAKEVNVPTTGQVLRGAPASELCGYADGVDAGLIAVGTRGREGVPDRLLGSTTRRIIRDAGRPVLSLR is encoded by the coding sequence ATGTACGACCGGCTGCTCATCGCGGTCGACGGAAGCACTGGCGCCGCCCGCGCGGTCGAATACGGTCTCTCAGTCGCCAGGGCGACGGACGCGGCGGTGGACCTCCTGTACGTCGTCGACACGTCGATCGATCGGCTGATCGATCCGGAGGACGGGCGAACGCTGCTCGATCGGTCGGAGAAGTCCGGCAGGCGTGTGACTGCCGAGATTCAAAAGCGTGCGGAGGGTCTCGACGTCGACCGGGAGATCAGACGCGGCCGACCGTACGAAGAAATCATCGCACACGCCCACGAACGTGACGTCGATCTGTGTGTGCTCGGAACACGTGGGGCGGGCGATCGCCGACTCGGCAGCACGGCAGAGCGGGTCGTTACTCTGGCGGATGTGCCCGTCGTGTCTGTTCCGGACACCGAGGAGGTTCAGCATTCGTTGCCGGATCCACTCTCGGACATCGTGGTGGCGACTGACGGGAGCGACGCGGCCGAACGTGCCGCAGACCACGCATTACAGATTGCGGAACGCTTCGGTGCGACACTGCATGCGGTGTACGTGATCGACTCGACAGTGTACGACCTCGAGGACGCTCCACGGAGTATCGTGGGATTGCTCCGGGAGGGTGGCGAGACGGTAGTCGAGGAGATCACCGCGAGCGCGAAGGAGGTGAACGTTCCCACCACGGGTCAGGTTCTCCGGGGCGCGCCGGCGTCAGAGCTGTGTGGATACGCAGACGGCGTCGACGCAGGTCTGATCGCCGTCGGGACGCGAGGGCGCGAGGGAGTGCCAGACCGGCTGCTCGGGAGCACGACGAGGCGGATCATCCGGGACGCCGGCCGCCCGGTGCTGTCATTGCGGTAG
- a CDS encoding ABC transporter ATP-binding protein, whose translation MTRSERLVDVETLRFAYDDTPVLSGIDLAIDEAELLALVGPNGSGKSTLLKCLNGIHEPDAGEVFLDGTAISELSRPEIARRVGYVPQRERGRYPATVFDTVLLGRRPHASWRPVDEDLQLVTRLLDRLDLSELSDRPFEGLSGGQRQKVTIARALAQQPRLLVLDEPTSDLDVRHQLEVLEALREERDRGRAVVMAIHDLNLATRFADRIAMLHDGRIHAIGGSDVLTPETIEEVYGVRAEVERRNGRTVVLPDAPIATTSHDAVH comes from the coding sequence GTGACCCGATCAGAACGCCTGGTCGATGTCGAAACCCTGCGTTTCGCGTACGACGACACGCCGGTTCTCAGCGGGATCGACCTCGCGATCGACGAGGCGGAACTTCTCGCGCTCGTCGGGCCGAACGGATCTGGCAAGAGTACGTTGCTCAAATGTCTCAACGGGATCCACGAGCCCGATGCGGGGGAAGTTTTCCTGGATGGAACAGCCATCTCCGAGCTGTCTCGGCCCGAGATCGCGCGTCGCGTGGGCTATGTCCCTCAGCGGGAGCGCGGGCGCTATCCAGCGACCGTTTTCGACACGGTGTTGCTCGGCCGGCGACCACACGCGAGTTGGCGACCTGTTGACGAGGACCTCCAACTCGTCACGCGACTGCTCGATCGGCTCGACCTCTCTGAGCTTTCGGACCGCCCCTTCGAAGGCTTAAGCGGCGGCCAACGCCAGAAAGTGACCATCGCGAGAGCGCTCGCCCAGCAGCCGCGATTGCTGGTGCTCGATGAACCAACCAGCGATCTGGACGTCAGACATCAGCTGGAAGTGCTCGAGGCGCTCCGGGAGGAACGCGACCGTGGCCGGGCAGTCGTAATGGCGATCCACGATCTGAACCTGGCGACGCGGTTCGCCGATCGGATCGCGATGCTCCACGACGGGAGGATTCACGCGATCGGTGGATCCGACGTCTTGACACCCGAGACGATCGAAGAGGTGTACGGCGTTCGTGCAGAGGTCGAACGGCGGAACGGACGGACGGTCGTACTGCCCGATGCACCGATCGCGACGACATCACACGACGCTGTGCACTGA
- a CDS encoding iron ABC transporter permease — translation MSSTPAHVRYKRRNRRKRLVGVGSVGLLVLATAWSIAAGAAELSVVDVLQILSGEASATNETIVWRIRLPRVLSAIAAGLGLSVAGAAMQKVLNNPLGSPFTLGISQAAAFGAAVAVVVLSGTGVLVSQYVIAGSAFLFSLMSAGAILLLVVYTRATPETMILTGIALGSMFAAGTSALQYLADPSDVSAIVFWTFGDVGRPAYLELGVMSSVAAVATGYFVYNSWDYTALSAGDETAAGLGVDVRRLRVNGMVVASLVTATITAFVGIISFVGLVVPHIVRKLVGGDDRYVIPLSCVVGGLLLLVSDTVARTAFDPVVLPVGILTAFLGAPLFLYLVIRGREYW, via the coding sequence ATGTCATCGACGCCAGCACACGTCCGATACAAACGACGGAATCGGCGGAAGCGACTCGTCGGTGTCGGGTCGGTGGGGCTGCTGGTCCTCGCAACTGCGTGGTCTATCGCCGCCGGCGCCGCGGAGCTGTCCGTCGTCGACGTCCTGCAGATTCTCTCTGGCGAGGCGTCAGCGACCAACGAGACGATCGTCTGGCGGATCCGTCTCCCCCGGGTGCTTTCTGCAATCGCTGCTGGCCTCGGGTTGTCCGTCGCCGGGGCGGCAATGCAAAAGGTGTTGAACAACCCCCTCGGCTCCCCGTTTACACTCGGAATCTCGCAGGCGGCCGCCTTCGGCGCAGCCGTCGCTGTCGTCGTGCTATCGGGAACAGGGGTACTCGTCTCACAGTACGTGATTGCCGGCTCGGCGTTCCTGTTCTCGCTGATGTCGGCTGGCGCGATTCTCCTTCTGGTGGTGTACACCCGGGCGACCCCGGAGACGATGATCCTCACCGGGATCGCACTGGGGTCGATGTTCGCCGCAGGGACGTCGGCACTGCAGTACCTTGCAGATCCCTCTGACGTCTCTGCGATCGTGTTCTGGACGTTCGGTGACGTCGGACGGCCGGCGTATCTCGAACTGGGTGTGATGTCGTCGGTCGCCGCTGTGGCGACGGGGTATTTCGTGTACAACAGCTGGGACTACACGGCGCTCTCGGCGGGTGACGAAACGGCAGCCGGTCTCGGAGTCGACGTGAGACGGCTCAGAGTCAACGGGATGGTCGTCGCGTCGCTCGTGACCGCAACGATCACTGCCTTTGTGGGAATCATCAGCTTCGTCGGGCTCGTCGTTCCCCACATCGTGCGGAAGCTCGTGGGCGGCGACGACCGGTACGTGATCCCACTTTCCTGTGTCGTCGGTGGGCTATTGCTTTTGGTTTCTGACACGGTCGCCCGCACCGCTTTTGATCCAGTCGTGTTGCCGGTCGGTATTCTCACGGCGTTTCTCGGGGCACCGCTGTTCCTGTATCTGGTGATTAGAGGGAGGGAGTACTGGTGA
- a CDS encoding ABC transporter substrate-binding protein, which translates to MAERTVQVPAEVDRIVAVGPGALRLVCHLGVGSDVVAVEHQERATDNWTPPYNIAYPEFRELPTAGPQHGGDAEAIVTQAPDLIVASTDTPDGSAQLQSQTGVPTVWVDQGNFGDDRESLYTAWRTVAEAVGRTERAEELVSFVESRRQELQELSSDAVGHPSTFVGAVSHRGGQAMTSTEVPFPPFSMVGAESVAIELAPKAAESTGSTAKRDVASEKLLEWDPEVVFINRANLSIVQDGLRGSGLDSLSAVRNGAVYGVHPHYYYDYNPSTMLANAYYIGTILYPAAFGDVDPKTAADRVYRGFFDQDLYERMADAHGPYGAVEL; encoded by the coding sequence ATGGCCGAGAGAACGGTCCAGGTGCCCGCGGAGGTGGATCGCATCGTCGCCGTCGGACCGGGTGCACTCCGGTTGGTGTGCCACCTGGGCGTCGGCTCTGACGTCGTCGCCGTGGAGCACCAGGAACGCGCCACCGATAACTGGACACCGCCGTACAATATCGCATATCCCGAATTTCGCGAGCTGCCCACCGCCGGGCCACAGCACGGCGGCGACGCGGAGGCGATCGTGACGCAGGCTCCGGATCTGATCGTCGCATCCACGGATACACCGGACGGTAGTGCGCAACTGCAGTCCCAGACGGGCGTCCCGACTGTCTGGGTCGACCAGGGGAACTTCGGCGACGATCGCGAGTCGCTGTACACGGCCTGGAGAACGGTCGCTGAAGCGGTCGGTCGAACGGAACGTGCGGAGGAACTGGTCTCGTTCGTCGAATCCCGCCGCCAGGAACTTCAGGAACTGAGTAGTGACGCCGTCGGCCACCCGTCAACGTTCGTCGGCGCCGTAAGCCACCGCGGCGGTCAGGCGATGACGTCGACCGAAGTTCCGTTCCCGCCGTTCTCGATGGTCGGAGCGGAGTCGGTGGCTATCGAACTTGCGCCAAAAGCAGCCGAATCGACCGGTTCGACGGCGAAGCGGGACGTCGCATCCGAGAAGCTCCTGGAGTGGGATCCAGAAGTTGTATTCATCAACCGGGCGAACCTCTCGATTGTGCAAGACGGACTTCGCGGATCGGGACTAGATTCCCTCTCTGCAGTCCGTAACGGCGCTGTTTACGGCGTTCATCCCCATTACTACTACGATTACAATCCGTCGACCATGCTCGCTAACGCCTACTACATCGGAACGATCCTGTATCCCGCGGCGTTCGGCGATGTCGACCCGAAAACGGCAGCCGATCGAGTGTATCGGGGGTTCTTCGACCAGGACCTGTACGAAAGGATGGCTGACGCACACGGCCCGTACGGGGCGGTCGAACTGTAA
- the moaC gene encoding cyclic pyranopterin monophosphate synthase MoaC codes for MSEDLTHTDDEGNVQMVDVGDKPDTARRAVARGEIHLQPSTIQSIREDDIGKGNVLATARVGAVQAVKHTWETIPMCHQIPISNVDTDFDLGDDQITLEVAVETTGKTGCEMEALEGVTTGLNVIWDMVKAAEKDADGQYPETAIDNVRVVEKRKRRIQ; via the coding sequence ATGAGTGAGGACCTGACCCACACCGACGACGAGGGGAACGTGCAGATGGTCGACGTCGGCGACAAGCCCGACACTGCACGACGGGCGGTCGCCCGTGGCGAGATCCACCTGCAGCCGTCGACGATTCAGTCGATCCGCGAAGACGACATCGGGAAAGGAAATGTTCTCGCGACCGCGCGCGTGGGCGCGGTGCAGGCCGTCAAACACACCTGGGAGACGATTCCGATGTGCCACCAGATCCCCATCTCGAACGTGGACACCGACTTCGATCTCGGAGACGACCAGATCACTCTGGAAGTCGCCGTCGAAACAACCGGAAAGACGGGCTGTGAGATGGAAGCACTCGAAGGTGTGACGACCGGGTTGAACGTGATCTGGGACATGGTGAAAGCCGCCGAGAAAGACGCGGACGGCCAGTATCCGGAGACGGCAATCGACAACGTCCGAGTGGTCGAAAAACGGAAACGCCGCATTCAGTAG
- a CDS encoding NAD(P)H-hydrate dehydratase produces the protein MITSQRMAAVDANAEALGVPRKQLMESSGNAIARVVRQLADPGDAVAVVCGRGNNGGDALVAARFLERYEMTVHLLGRPETITTEITRENWEAIVAAELDATVVRDSRTFDPGEPDLVVDAILGTGATGALREPERSVVDHLGDLDAPILSVDVPTGIDPDTGDRLGGGDGIAIDADHVVTFHDRKPGLESLDADVTVADIGIPRAAELFTGPGDLLQLDRRPDSHKGENGEVLVVGGGPYTGAPTLAASAALRAGADLVRVACPELVAREVQAFSPDLIVRPFSGETLAPAHVEQIAQLAADHDAVVFGPGLGDAEATLEAVHAFLDQFEGRAVIDADVLEVVPDVDTDATLVCTPHQGELRGMGGPGADDWETRADLVSEFAAELGHVLLVKGQYDVVTDGENVRINRTGNPGMTVGGTGDVLAGAVGALLSVLPPFEAGAVGAFANGRAGDSAYDDAGNGLVATDLIDRLPEALRTDE, from the coding sequence ATGATTACGAGCCAGCGGATGGCGGCCGTCGATGCGAACGCCGAGGCGCTGGGCGTCCCGCGAAAACAGTTGATGGAGTCCAGCGGGAACGCGATTGCACGCGTCGTTCGGCAGCTCGCCGACCCTGGTGACGCGGTGGCGGTCGTGTGCGGTCGGGGCAACAACGGCGGCGACGCGCTGGTCGCCGCACGATTTCTCGAGAGGTACGAGATGACGGTCCACCTGCTGGGCCGCCCCGAAACGATCACCACCGAGATCACCCGTGAGAACTGGGAGGCCATCGTGGCGGCCGAACTGGACGCGACCGTCGTCCGGGACAGCCGGACGTTCGATCCCGGCGAGCCAGATCTGGTCGTCGACGCGATCCTCGGGACCGGGGCCACGGGTGCGCTCAGGGAACCGGAACGAAGCGTCGTCGACCACCTCGGGGATCTCGATGCACCCATACTCTCAGTCGACGTTCCGACGGGGATCGACCCGGACACGGGGGACCGTCTCGGCGGGGGCGACGGGATCGCAATCGACGCTGATCACGTCGTCACGTTCCACGACCGAAAGCCCGGACTCGAGTCGCTCGATGCCGACGTAACGGTCGCCGACATCGGTATCCCACGGGCGGCCGAGCTGTTCACTGGTCCAGGAGACCTGCTCCAACTCGATCGTCGGCCGGACTCTCACAAAGGCGAGAACGGCGAAGTCCTCGTCGTTGGCGGAGGACCATACACCGGTGCACCGACGCTCGCAGCGTCGGCGGCGTTACGTGCAGGGGCGGACCTCGTTCGGGTCGCCTGTCCCGAACTCGTCGCACGCGAGGTTCAGGCGTTCTCGCCGGATCTCATCGTCCGGCCGTTCTCGGGCGAGACGCTTGCGCCGGCTCACGTCGAGCAGATCGCACAACTCGCCGCCGATCACGACGCGGTCGTGTTCGGCCCGGGACTCGGGGACGCCGAGGCGACGCTCGAGGCAGTTCATGCATTTCTCGACCAGTTCGAGGGACGGGCAGTGATCGACGCCGACGTACTGGAGGTCGTTCCGGACGTCGACACCGACGCGACGCTCGTCTGTACCCCCCATCAGGGGGAGTTGCGCGGAATGGGTGGCCCGGGAGCCGACGACTGGGAAACGAGGGCGGATCTCGTCTCGGAGTTCGCGGCGGAACTCGGCCACGTTCTGCTGGTAAAAGGGCAATACGACGTCGTTACGGACGGAGAGAACGTCCGGATCAACCGAACCGGAAATCCTGGCATGACCGTTGGCGGTACCGGAGACGTACTCGCGGGCGCCGTCGGCGCGTTGCTTTCGGTCCTTCCGCCGTTCGAGGCGGGTGCAGTCGGCGCGTTCGCCAACGGGCGGGCGGGCGATAGCGCTTACGACGACGCGGGGAACGGACTGGTCGCGACGGACTTAATCGATCGGCTCCCGGAGGCACTACGTACGGATGAGTGA
- the trxA gene encoding thioredoxin → MSDMDGNADDELAEIRQRKRQRLREKVEQGTLGEDASDGADGADSSGADRQEGSPAPDEPIELDDPGRFDSVVSQYDTVLVDFHAEWCGPCKMMEPAVKSVARDTDAAVLKVDIDRHQGLAGKFGVRSVPTLVLFRDGEPAQRVMGAQSEAALKRLVSR, encoded by the coding sequence ATGAGCGATATGGACGGGAACGCCGACGACGAACTCGCAGAGATTCGACAGCGGAAACGGCAGCGACTTCGCGAGAAAGTCGAACAGGGGACACTCGGCGAGGATGCCTCGGACGGGGCAGACGGCGCCGATTCGAGTGGGGCGGACCGACAGGAGGGATCGCCTGCACCCGACGAGCCGATCGAACTGGACGACCCCGGACGGTTCGATTCCGTCGTCTCCCAGTACGACACCGTTCTCGTCGACTTCCACGCCGAATGGTGCGGTCCCTGCAAGATGATGGAGCCGGCGGTGAAATCTGTCGCACGCGATACGGACGCCGCAGTGTTGAAGGTCGACATCGACAGACACCAGGGACTCGCGGGCAAGTTCGGTGTCCGGAGCGTTCCGACGCTCGTGTTGTTCCGCGACGGGGAACCCGCACAGCGGGTGATGGGTGCCCAGTCCGAAGCGGCGCTCAAGCGCCTGGTCTCGAGGTAA
- a CDS encoding helix-turn-helix domain-containing protein has protein sequence MSGLLPTDSDPELVDEERGLRVVQLEDADTDRLLGSLSSETARELFASLHEEPSTASELSDRIDTSLQNVKHHLSNLQEADLVYVADTRYSSKGREMKVYAPSDDALVVCVGDSSSLLDSIEDLAGAVIALLVGSVLVQWWFATAVLDETTPESLPRVGDSVTAAEPVFGFLPPGVAFFAGGLVVLGVLLAFRLWR, from the coding sequence ATGTCCGGGCTGTTGCCGACGGACTCCGACCCGGAGTTGGTCGACGAGGAGCGCGGGCTCCGGGTCGTTCAACTCGAGGACGCCGACACGGATCGGCTCCTCGGCTCGCTCAGTTCGGAGACTGCCCGGGAACTGTTTGCGTCGCTTCACGAGGAGCCGTCCACCGCTTCCGAGCTATCCGACCGGATCGACACGTCCCTCCAGAACGTCAAACACCACCTCTCGAACCTCCAGGAGGCGGATCTGGTGTACGTAGCGGACACCCGATACTCGAGCAAGGGACGGGAGATGAAGGTGTACGCTCCCAGCGACGACGCCCTGGTGGTGTGTGTGGGAGACTCCTCGAGTCTCCTGGATTCGATTGAGGATCTCGCCGGAGCTGTGATCGCCCTGTTGGTCGGTAGCGTGCTCGTGCAATGGTGGTTTGCGACTGCCGTGCTCGATGAAACCACGCCCGAGTCGCTCCCGCGGGTCGGCGACAGCGTAACGGCCGCAGAGCCCGTGTTCGGATTCCTCCCGCCGGGAGTCGCCTTCTTTGCGGGCGGCCTCGTCGTTCTCGGCGTCTTGCTCGCGTTCCGCCTCTGGAGGTGA
- a CDS encoding S8 family serine peptidase — MSGDRCDRLDDRTLRPTVRVVVVSAIVLVAVLAVPPAEYTRTDVVDGTDAVGLAAADPDEDIQAVHDRGITGEGVKIGIVGSSFGSYGNLGQGVADRARLHDSGTQLTRDSTSDHGTQVASVVSGSAPDAELYLAEVGESPESHTYRSAIAWLVDADVDVILDAGSYAPTDRGTAAVFGWAAEYTSQQDVLFVTSAGNYGNKHWAGTVEGSGWIPFDRATEANQIGEGAIDGSVSLRLYWESDHPFELYLFKHRSDARDVVVASDTDTDGAVGIDATVPEGSYYAAVRTPEEVAPPEQLRLFSLHQPLSHRDPHESVLEPASTGSVLAVGAATRDELLRADSSRHDSMIAGPGTVETAGGEVIGTSAAAPYVAGTAALVKSADDSLSPEETRELLVSTGDRNGNTTVVDPTDAVSEVEPEADLTERDG; from the coding sequence ATGTCGGGAGATCGCTGTGATCGTCTGGACGATCGGACGCTCCGACCGACGGTTCGCGTGGTGGTGGTATCGGCGATCGTACTGGTCGCGGTGCTTGCAGTACCGCCCGCAGAGTACACTCGCACCGACGTCGTCGACGGAACCGACGCGGTCGGCCTCGCTGCCGCCGATCCCGACGAGGACATCCAGGCGGTGCACGACCGTGGCATAACTGGCGAAGGAGTCAAGATCGGGATCGTCGGTTCCTCGTTCGGTTCCTACGGCAACCTGGGACAGGGCGTCGCCGACCGGGCGAGGCTCCACGATTCGGGAACACAGCTGACACGAGATTCCACGAGCGATCACGGTACACAGGTTGCAAGCGTCGTCTCCGGTTCGGCACCGGACGCCGAACTGTATCTCGCTGAGGTCGGCGAGTCTCCGGAAAGCCACACCTACAGGAGTGCGATCGCGTGGCTCGTGGACGCCGACGTCGACGTGATACTCGATGCGGGAAGCTACGCCCCGACCGACAGGGGGACAGCGGCCGTATTCGGCTGGGCCGCCGAGTACACGTCCCAGCAGGACGTCCTGTTCGTCACTTCCGCGGGGAACTACGGCAACAAACACTGGGCCGGGACGGTCGAGGGGTCGGGGTGGATCCCGTTCGATCGGGCGACCGAGGCGAACCAGATCGGCGAGGGGGCGATAGACGGATCGGTGTCGTTGCGGCTCTACTGGGAGTCGGACCACCCGTTCGAACTGTACCTGTTCAAACACCGGTCCGACGCCCGCGACGTCGTCGTCGCCAGCGACACCGACACAGACGGTGCAGTGGGCATCGACGCGACAGTTCCGGAGGGCTCGTATTACGCGGCAGTTCGAACGCCCGAAGAAGTCGCCCCGCCCGAACAGCTCCGACTGTTTTCGCTCCACCAACCCTTGAGCCACAGGGATCCACACGAGAGCGTCCTCGAACCCGCCTCGACCGGGTCCGTCCTCGCGGTCGGTGCAGCGACTCGCGACGAACTGCTGCGGGCAGACAGTTCCCGACACGACTCGATGATCGCCGGGCCAGGAACCGTCGAAACGGCCGGGGGCGAAGTGATCGGAACGTCCGCGGCGGCACCGTACGTGGCAGGCACCGCTGCCCTGGTGAAGTCCGCAGACGACTCGCTGTCCCCGGAGGAAACCCGAGAACTTCTCGTATCGACCGGGGATCGGAACGGAAACACCACCGTCGTGGATCCCACCGACGCCGTCTCGGAAGTCGAACCCGAGGCAGACCTCACGGAACGGGACGGCTGA